From Roseateles sp. SL47:
ACTGGGAGGCACCACCGCCGCAATACGCGCCATCAAATCGCCCTCGTGAACGATGGCATCCAGCAGGTCGTGGGGGCTTCGTTCCACGGCCAACGCGCTCCAGCGCGGCAGCAAGGTCTGAGCCCGTTGCAGGGCGGGGCTCAGGCTGTTGGTGTCCGCCACCATCAGGGCAGACCACCAACTGAGGGGCTCTGCGCTGAATCCGCTTGGCGCCACTGCAGCGCCTGCTTCTTGTGGATCGGCGGAAACAAGCTGCTCTTCCGCCAGCGGGACCGCATCGTGCCAGCCCGGGGGGGGCTCGATCGTGGCATGACGGTCGAGCGGGACGCTGATACCCACCTCCTCACGTGCATCGGATTCCACCGGCGCCAGACAGGGCCCCGCGTCGGAGATCGACGCCGAGGTCCATTCACCCCCAGCGGCCAGGCTCACCAGAGCCTCCACGCCCGCATCCGTCGCATCCGTCGCATCCGCCGGCCGCAGCCAGGACACCGCCTTCGACCGCCCGGCCAAATCCAACAAGTCGTTTTCGGTCACGCCAAACAGCGGGCTGCGCAAGGCATGCGCCATCGAGAGGTTGTGGCCATTGGAAGCCAACAGGTCCAGCAAGGCCAGCAGGTCCCGCACATCGGGGGCGTCCAGCAAGGCCATGTCTTCCGGAGCCGCATGCGCGATGCCACGAGACTTCAGCACCTGCGCCAGCACTCGCAGCCCCTCCCGCTTGCGCGCCAGCACAAAAATATCGCCCGGCTCCACCGCCTCCGAATCCAGCAGGGACTCGATGGCATCGGCAATCCGGCACGCCTCCGCCTCCCGGCGATGCAACTCGGCCTCGCGACGAGGTTCGGTCAGGCTGGGCCGCCAGGTGTCAGGGTCCCGGCGCTCGCCGTCGGGCCCCGTCGTGTCCTCATCTGCATCAGCCCCCGCATCGACCAGATGAAACACACCATCCAGCGGATGCCCGTCGCCCGACTCGGTGGTGTGAGGACGGAACCCGTTGTACTGCTGCGCCAGCGTGGCCGACTCAAACACCGCGTTCACCGCCGTCAGCACCTGCGGTGAGTTGCGCCGCGTGTGATCACAGGCCAGCAACACACCGTCGAGCCCTTCCCGGACAAAGTCGCGAGCCGCCGCAAACACCCGAGGTTCCGCCCGGCGGAACCGGTAGATGCTCTGCTTGGGGTCTCCCACGATGAACACCGACGGCGGCCGCTGGCCACTGGCACCCCCGCCCGCTCCGACGTAACTGGACAGCCAGGCATACAGCGCATGCCACTGCAACGGGCTGGTGTCCTGGAACTCGTCGATCAACAGGTGACGAACCTGCGCATCCAGTCGCTCCTGCACCCATCCCGCCAGCCCGGCATCGCCCAGCAGTGCCAGGGCGCCGCGCTCCAGATCGTTCATGTCCACCAGGCCACGCTCGCGCTTGAGGCGCTCAAACTGATCCAGCAGCACCAGGGCCAGGCCACACATCTGACGATGCCACTGGCGCGCCTGTCGCTGCTCCAGCGCCATCTGCAGCCGGCCCAGGCGGTCCATCAGTTGCATCAGATCCGGCGCATCGCCCAGTGCCTTGCGCGGCGTGCCGTCCGCCGTGAACAGTGCTGCACGAACGCCTGCCAATGCGGGCTTATCGTCCCCCTGCAGCGCCTGCTCGATGGCTGCCGCCGCCTTGCGCGCCGTGGCGCCCTTCATCGCGCCCAGTGCAACGGCTTGCGCCTGCAACTCGGCGCGCAGCGGAGCAAAAGCCTGCATCGGGTCGTCCAGCGCGGCCAGTTCCGGCACCACATCGGCCGCATCCGGCATGCTGTCCAGCAGCCGCCCCTCCTGATGCGCCAGACGAATCTCCACCCGCTTGCCAAAAGCCGACAGCAGCCAGCCGGTGAGGCGATTGCGCCCCTGGGCCAGGCATAACGATTCATAGTCGGCCAGCAACGCTGCATCGGCCAGCACAGCCGCATGGAAGCGCTGCCAGAGTTCCGGCATCAGGTCGCTTTCATCCTCCAGCAATTGCAGCTCGGGCGACAGGCCCTGCGCCTGCAGCAATTCCAGGGGGGCGGCACGCAGCAATTGGGAGAACCAGGCGTGGAAGGTCCGGATTTCCACCGCACGGGCGCCTTGGAGCAGCCGCTGTTGCAAGCCTTCCAGGGCCGGCGCCAAGGACTCGGCCTCCGGCACCGACAAGCCTCGCTGGCACAGGGCCATGACCCGTGCCTGATGGTCGCCGTGGGCGAATTCGTGCAGCCATTCATTCAGGCGCTCCCGCATTTCGCCTGCGGCCTTGCGGGTGAAAGTGATGGCCACGATGTCTTGCGGGCGCGTGCCATCCAGCAGGGCACGAAGGATGCGGGACACCAGCATCCAGGTCTTGCCCGCACCGGCGCAGGCCTCCACCACCACACTGCGCGCCGGATCGCAAGCCAGCGCATAGAAGCGTTCACGGGCCACCGGGGCGCCGTTGAGGGTGTAGGCAGCCCCAAGCCCATGGGCCGTGCTTGCCTGGGCCGTCTGGGCCGTCTGGGCCGTCTGAGCCATTTGGGCCACCTGAGCCATTTGCCCCCCCTGCCCCACCTGGCCGTCGGCCCTGTTGTCAGCCGCCGTCATGGCGCGGCTCCTTCCCAGTCATCACGTCGGCACAGGCCACGCATGTCGCAATACTCGCAGGCAACGCCCTCCCCCAGCGCCGGCAGCGCCTCGCCCTGGTGGATGCGCAACAGATCCTGACCCAGCCCATGCACCAGTTGCACCGCCGTTTCCGACACGTCCGGGTGCTCCACCGCCGTGATGCCCTTGGCATCATCCAGGGCCAGGTATTGCGCGTGCAGGCGGCCCGAAGCGAGAGCCTCTGTTGCTCCGATCGGCGCATCGGCCCCTGCGGGCGCCGCCCCCATCAGCACCGCATAAACAGCGAGCTGCGTGTCTTCCAGTGGATCCGCCACCTTGTCCTTCAAGCCTTTGAGGCTGCCCGTTTTGTAGTCCAGCAGACACTGGCCGTCGGGCCCTTCGTCCATGCGGTCGATCCGCCCGCGCAAGCGCACCGCAGCAAGTGCGGGGTCCGCATCCCACCAGGGGTGGACTTCCCGGTCCACCTCGCCCTGACGGAAATACTGCCCCTGCGCCTCCCGCTCCTGCAGCCAGGCCAGATACGCCGGCACAAAGCGCGCAAAGCTGGCGGAGAACGGCAGGAACTCCGCTGCCGACAGCGCCAGCGCCTGCATCTGGGTCCGCGCCGCCTGATGCAGGCGCGTCACATCGTCCATCGACGGATCCTGGCCGGCCAGGCGCTCGGTGTGGAACTGATGCAGCACCGCATGCAGCCAGGTGCCGTAATCGCGTTTATCGGCCTGCTGATCCAGCTCCTGCACTTCCCGCAGGCCCAGCATCACTCGGGAGAAAAACTGGTAGGGGCACTGCCGCAACGATTCCACCGCGCTTGCACTGAGCGCCGACGGAAGCCGACCCGGCGCCAGGGCACGGGCACGGCCCTGCGGCTGCAAGGGCACCGCCACCGCCACGCGAGGATCCCGCCACGACGGCAGCGCGCCGTGACCGGCCGCCTGACGGGCCAGATCCAGACGATCCAGCAAGGGGCTGGCCGCCAGCGGTTCACTGCCCCGATGGGCGCAGCGCAACAAGGTGACGGCGGGCGCCCGCAGCAATTGGGCAAACTGCGACGCCAAGGCGGCGCGTTTTTCTTCGATGGTGGGCAGACCGATCTGCCGGGCCAAGGTGTCGCTGACCAGCGTCGGCCCCGCCGGCACCGGCCCGAGGGTGGCGGCATCCGCGCCCGGCAGCACCACAGCCCCGAACGGGCGCAGCATGGCCCGCGCCAGCGGCGTGATCATCACCTGCAACTCACCCTGCAGCGGCGGCACGTATTGGGCCGCCTCCAGCGTGGCGGACACCCACGCAGTGAACTCCGACGGGCTGAGCGTGGTCTCCTTGAGCACGGACTCATGCGCAGACCCCGGCCAGGGGGAGCGCTTGAGCCACAACGCATCCAGCAGCTGAGGGCCGCCCGCCGGTTGAGCCGCCAGCCGCTCGTCCGCGCCCAGGCGCTTGAGCAAGGTCTTCAGCACCTCCAGCCAGTCCTCCAGCGTCCGGCTGCCCGACGCCTGCAAAGGCGCCACGGCGTCACGGGCCTGGTTCCACAAACGCGCCGATGCGGGCGCCAGCCGATCTTCCCGCACCGACGCCGGGGATGACCACCCGCGCTGGCGGCAGCGTGCCTCCAAGGCAGGCAGCGCCGCCGCTCCAGCGCGCTCACACAAGGTGGCCGCCAGGGGCGTCTTGAGCCAGGCCAGCCACTCATCCACCGTCGCGTCCCGGCGCGCGGCACGCAGCAACGCCATCACCTGGGCGGCCGGCGCCGTCGTCGCCAGGGTCCAGCCGGTTTCGTCGGCAATGCCCACCCCTTGCCGCTCCAGGAGCGCCCGCACCCGCC
This genomic window contains:
- a CDS encoding UvrD-helicase domain-containing protein, giving the protein MTAADNRADGQVGQGGQMAQVAQMAQTAQTAQTAQASTAHGLGAAYTLNGAPVARERFYALACDPARSVVVEACAGAGKTWMLVSRILRALLDGTRPQDIVAITFTRKAAGEMRERLNEWLHEFAHGDHQARVMALCQRGLSVPEAESLAPALEGLQQRLLQGARAVEIRTFHAWFSQLLRAAPLELLQAQGLSPELQLLEDESDLMPELWQRFHAAVLADAALLADYESLCLAQGRNRLTGWLLSAFGKRVEIRLAHQEGRLLDSMPDAADVVPELAALDDPMQAFAPLRAELQAQAVALGAMKGATARKAAAAIEQALQGDDKPALAGVRAALFTADGTPRKALGDAPDLMQLMDRLGRLQMALEQRQARQWHRQMCGLALVLLDQFERLKRERGLVDMNDLERGALALLGDAGLAGWVQERLDAQVRHLLIDEFQDTSPLQWHALYAWLSSYVGAGGGASGQRPPSVFIVGDPKQSIYRFRRAEPRVFAAARDFVREGLDGVLLACDHTRRNSPQVLTAVNAVFESATLAQQYNGFRPHTTESGDGHPLDGVFHLVDAGADADEDTTGPDGERRDPDTWRPSLTEPRREAELHRREAEACRIADAIESLLDSEAVEPGDIFVLARKREGLRVLAQVLKSRGIAHAAPEDMALLDAPDVRDLLALLDLLASNGHNLSMAHALRSPLFGVTENDLLDLAGRSKAVSWLRPADATDATDAGVEALVSLAAGGEWTSASISDAGPCLAPVESDAREEVGISVPLDRHATIEPPPGWHDAVPLAEEQLVSADPQEAGAAVAPSGFSAEPLSWWSALMVADTNSLSPALQRAQTLLPRWSALAVERSPHDLLDAIVHEGDLMARIAAVVPPSERRARLHAVEALLALALDLDGGRYAGLYGFVRSLKQRALKLAAPAEPDAVQLLTVHGAKGLEAKVVVLMDTEAGPARAESMALAVSWPVQEAVPRTVAFLESESRPPAALQPLLDDEKEQRQREELNALYVAMTRARHCLLISRTPARRASSGATWWSRLEPLSAPWPVADGADEVDEVDEIGGAHGDKQTLRVLAASGDVSRDASRRSSGVMSVVATLKQLPTAPVATPRRADSLVDAGAVESGAAAGGSATDAADGALGQGPDVVDDSAALGEALHRVLEWHSGPRGRQHTLERLMAAAAQMYGLDARRDERLQRSVKAILGSSTCAPFFDPERLRWQGNEVPLSWHQKDMRLDRLVCLRGEPGRPDTWWVLDYKLHPAPQNNPEYLDQLWHYREAVRALQPGEPVRCGFITGQGRLIDCTEQVADRFDF
- a CDS encoding PD-(D/E)XK nuclease family protein is translated as MDARHANAVFWDRLAEGASEWLERQGLSSRDAVLLLPFAQHLAPARRAWMKLSRWQPRIETTHSLASALGPSALPEALQLTFDAAIDALAARQLLRGQSWAQALRQEDPRAFDAAVQRLVEAAHALSRTAQLRSPEGRQAFWALARQELAAQSGAGHLERALLMVALEWAASDPRAPATDGLFELRPSAWLHLQAGGPDLLADALLDTAEAQGVPCLRLSADLPLEDVYSLGQPPAQVEQALCEDFEDLAQCSAASVLDHLQAGRSPVALIAQDRVLLRRVRALLERQGVGIADETGWTLATTAPAAQVMALLRAARRDATVDEWLAWLKTPLAATLCERAGAAALPALEARCRQRGWSSPASVREDRLAPASARLWNQARDAVAPLQASGSRTLEDWLEVLKTLLKRLGADERLAAQPAGGPQLLDALWLKRSPWPGSAHESVLKETTLSPSEFTAWVSATLEAAQYVPPLQGELQVMITPLARAMLRPFGAVVLPGADAATLGPVPAGPTLVSDTLARQIGLPTIEEKRAALASQFAQLLRAPAVTLLRCAHRGSEPLAASPLLDRLDLARQAAGHGALPSWRDPRVAVAVPLQPQGRARALAPGRLPSALSASAVESLRQCPYQFFSRVMLGLREVQELDQQADKRDYGTWLHAVLHQFHTERLAGQDPSMDDVTRLHQAARTQMQALALSAAEFLPFSASFARFVPAYLAWLQEREAQGQYFRQGEVDREVHPWWDADPALAAVRLRGRIDRMDEGPDGQCLLDYKTGSLKGLKDKVADPLEDTQLAVYAVLMGAAPAGADAPIGATEALASGRLHAQYLALDDAKGITAVEHPDVSETAVQLVHGLGQDLLRIHQGEALPALGEGVACEYCDMRGLCRRDDWEGAAP